One part of the Phoenix dactylifera cultivar Barhee BC4 chromosome 4, palm_55x_up_171113_PBpolish2nd_filt_p, whole genome shotgun sequence genome encodes these proteins:
- the LOC120110520 gene encoding uncharacterized protein LOC120110520 yields the protein MNEDQMNDELGIDPRQSNGREPTLKAPVDANGKVIVRCTRGMFLDYEVSHKAVAIMRQFFNGPWLSWREVPTHAKVGMWNKFEMMRYTQFFQDNCIMCIKFGTSIVSDG from the exons ATGAATGAGGATCAGATGAATGATGAACTTGGGATTGATCCACGACAAAGCAATGGCCGAGAACCAACCCTTAAAGCCCCTGTTGATGCAAATGGAAAAGTGATTGTTAGGTGCACAAGaggaat GTTTCTTGATTATGAGGTCAGTCACAAAGCTGTTGCTATCATGCGCCAATTTTTCAATGGTCCGTGGTTGTCATGGAGGGAGGTCCCTACACATGCTAAAGTTGGAATGTGGAACAAATTTGAGATGAT GAGATACACACAATTCTTCCAGGACAATTGCATCATGTGCATCAAGTTTGGGACAAGCATTGTCAGCGACGGTTGA
- the LOC103723479 gene encoding protein CUP-SHAPED COTYLEDON 1-like isoform X2 translates to MEEDEGIGHLAPGYRFRPFPEELVEFYLRPRLLNQPLPCQAIKELNLYDFHPRDILGHQGNGTRTRWLMQEYTIKEFWFTTDQNKNELGAVALCAIYLKPTPNQSRDGELQVDEQEEEDEGIGNLAPGYHFWPYPKELVKFYLRPKLLNQPLPCQAVKELNLYDFHPRDILGNTPAGKHLYFFTPRKMKYPNGTRPARGTNGGYWKASGKDQIIRDKDAKEIGRKKFLVFHEGHQGNGTRTRWLMQEYTIKEFWFSTDQNKDELGALALCEIYLKPTPNQSRDGELQVDEQEVEEEGSPSHSSDNIFADRRVGPRPPPCNNSKDAPVASTSGCPSAFGPITARPGPSMPSMGYNNLQCHNNNNMASILQSSLRPGVPHAMGGYRSSHQIRPSPAHHHRPGHVGFDNAGGLLLPGASYLPNGNRLHTMSPVQPDVLVHASYCHCVVSEPSSSQFESSAFLSFGNQLMPYGEFGIAAASSSQYQLPPLQFDFEAYLPMPSDFRTSSQTTLWPLPSHLS, encoded by the exons ATGGAGGAAGATGAAGGCATTGGACACCTTGCGCCCGGCTACCGCTTCAGGCCTTTTCCCGAGGAGCTGGTGGAATTCTACCTTCGGCCCAGATTGTTGAACCAACCCCTACCATGCCAGGCTATCAAAGAGTTGAACCTCTACGATTTCCACCCCAGGGATATCTTAG GGCACCAAGGTAATGGAACAAGAACAAGATGGCTGATGCAAGAGTACACTATTAAGGAATTCTGGTTTACTACCGATCAAAACAAGAATGAG CTTGGTGCTGTGGCTTTGTGTGCAATATACCTAAAGCCAACACCAAATCAGTCGAGGGATGGTGAGCTTCAAGTGGATGAAcaggaagaggaggatgaaggcaTTGGAAACCTTGCGCCCGGCTACCACTTCTGGCCTTATCCCAAAGAGCTGGTGAAATTCTACCTTCGGCCCAAGCTGTTGAACCAACCCCTACCATGCCAGGCTGTCAAAGAGTTGAACCTCTATGATTTCCACCCCAGGGATATCTTAG GCAATACACCTGCCGGTAAGCATCTGTATTTCTTCACTCCAAGAAAAATGAAATATCCTAATGGAACAAGGCCTGCTCGCGGAACAAATGGGGGATATTGGAAGGCCTCGGGAAAAGATCAGATCATCAGAGATAAAGATGCAAAAGAGATTGGTCGCAAGAAGTTTCTTGTCTTCCATGAAGGGCACCAAGGTAATGGAACAAGAACAAGATGGCTGATGCAAGAGTACACTATTAAGGAATTCTGGTTCTCTACCGACCAAAACAAAGATGAG CTTGGTGCTCTCGCTTTGTGTGAAATATACTTAAAGCCAACACCAAATCAGTCGAGGGATGGCGAGCTTCAAGTGGATGAACAGgaagtggaggaagaaggatcaCCATCTCATTCTTCGGATAACATTTTTGCTGATCGTCGAGTTGGGCCACGTCCACCTCCATGCAACAATAGCAAGGACGCCCCGGTCGCTTCTACGAGTGGGTGCCCATCAGCATTCGGCCCCATTACGGCGAGGCCCGGTCCCTCCATGCCATCCATGGGCTACAATAATCTCCAGTGCCACAACAATAACAACATGGCGTCAATTCTCCAATCCAGCCTCAGGCCGGGGGTCCCTCATGCTATGGGGGGTTATCGTAGCAGTCATCAGATCAGGCCATCACCTGCTCATCACCATCGACCTGGCCATGTTGGTTTCGACAACGCCGGTGGTCTTCTCCTGCCTGGGGCCTCGTACCTCCCTAATGGGAATAGGTTGCATACGATGTCTCCGGTGCAGCCTGACGTCTTGGTTCATGCATCCTACTGTCACTGTGTGGTGTCGGAGCCATCATCGTCGCAGTTTGAGAGTTCAGCTTTTTTATCCTTCGGAAACCAGCTGATGCCGTATGGAGAGTTTGGCattgcagctgcttcatccTCTCAATATCAACTGCCGCCGCTGCAATTCGACTTTGAAGCTTACCTGCCCATGCCGTCAGACTTccgaacatcttcacaaacaaCTCTGTGGCCACTACCGAGCCACTTGAGTTGA
- the LOC103723479 gene encoding NAC domain-containing protein 7-like isoform X1 gives MEEDEGIGHLAPGYRFRPFPEELVEFYLRPRLLNQPLPCQAIKELNLYDFHPRDILGNTPAGKHLYFFTPRKMKYPNGTRPARGTNRGYWKASGKDKIIRDKDSKEIVRRKSLVFHEGHQGNGTRTRWLMQEYTIKEFWFTTDQNKNELGAVALCAIYLKPTPNQSRDGELQVDEQEEEDEGIGNLAPGYHFWPYPKELVKFYLRPKLLNQPLPCQAVKELNLYDFHPRDILGNTPAGKHLYFFTPRKMKYPNGTRPARGTNGGYWKASGKDQIIRDKDAKEIGRKKFLVFHEGHQGNGTRTRWLMQEYTIKEFWFSTDQNKDELGALALCEIYLKPTPNQSRDGELQVDEQEVEEEGSPSHSSDNIFADRRVGPRPPPCNNSKDAPVASTSGCPSAFGPITARPGPSMPSMGYNNLQCHNNNNMASILQSSLRPGVPHAMGGYRSSHQIRPSPAHHHRPGHVGFDNAGGLLLPGASYLPNGNRLHTMSPVQPDVLVHASYCHCVVSEPSSSQFESSAFLSFGNQLMPYGEFGIAAASSSQYQLPPLQFDFEAYLPMPSDFRTSSQTTLWPLPSHLS, from the exons ATGGAGGAAGATGAAGGCATTGGACACCTTGCGCCCGGCTACCGCTTCAGGCCTTTTCCCGAGGAGCTGGTGGAATTCTACCTTCGGCCCAGATTGTTGAACCAACCCCTACCATGCCAGGCTATCAAAGAGTTGAACCTCTACGATTTCCACCCCAGGGATATCTTAG GCAATACACCTGCCGGTAAGCATCTGTATTTCTTCACTCCAAGAAAAATGAAATATCCCAATGGAACAAGGCCTGCTCGCGGAACAAACAGGGGATATTGGAAGGCCTCGGGAAAAGATAAGATCATCAGAGATAAAGACTCAAAGGAGATTGTTCGCAGGAAGTCTCTTGTCTTCCATGAAGGGCACCAAGGTAATGGAACAAGAACAAGATGGCTGATGCAAGAGTACACTATTAAGGAATTCTGGTTTACTACCGATCAAAACAAGAATGAG CTTGGTGCTGTGGCTTTGTGTGCAATATACCTAAAGCCAACACCAAATCAGTCGAGGGATGGTGAGCTTCAAGTGGATGAAcaggaagaggaggatgaaggcaTTGGAAACCTTGCGCCCGGCTACCACTTCTGGCCTTATCCCAAAGAGCTGGTGAAATTCTACCTTCGGCCCAAGCTGTTGAACCAACCCCTACCATGCCAGGCTGTCAAAGAGTTGAACCTCTATGATTTCCACCCCAGGGATATCTTAG GCAATACACCTGCCGGTAAGCATCTGTATTTCTTCACTCCAAGAAAAATGAAATATCCTAATGGAACAAGGCCTGCTCGCGGAACAAATGGGGGATATTGGAAGGCCTCGGGAAAAGATCAGATCATCAGAGATAAAGATGCAAAAGAGATTGGTCGCAAGAAGTTTCTTGTCTTCCATGAAGGGCACCAAGGTAATGGAACAAGAACAAGATGGCTGATGCAAGAGTACACTATTAAGGAATTCTGGTTCTCTACCGACCAAAACAAAGATGAG CTTGGTGCTCTCGCTTTGTGTGAAATATACTTAAAGCCAACACCAAATCAGTCGAGGGATGGCGAGCTTCAAGTGGATGAACAGgaagtggaggaagaaggatcaCCATCTCATTCTTCGGATAACATTTTTGCTGATCGTCGAGTTGGGCCACGTCCACCTCCATGCAACAATAGCAAGGACGCCCCGGTCGCTTCTACGAGTGGGTGCCCATCAGCATTCGGCCCCATTACGGCGAGGCCCGGTCCCTCCATGCCATCCATGGGCTACAATAATCTCCAGTGCCACAACAATAACAACATGGCGTCAATTCTCCAATCCAGCCTCAGGCCGGGGGTCCCTCATGCTATGGGGGGTTATCGTAGCAGTCATCAGATCAGGCCATCACCTGCTCATCACCATCGACCTGGCCATGTTGGTTTCGACAACGCCGGTGGTCTTCTCCTGCCTGGGGCCTCGTACCTCCCTAATGGGAATAGGTTGCATACGATGTCTCCGGTGCAGCCTGACGTCTTGGTTCATGCATCCTACTGTCACTGTGTGGTGTCGGAGCCATCATCGTCGCAGTTTGAGAGTTCAGCTTTTTTATCCTTCGGAAACCAGCTGATGCCGTATGGAGAGTTTGGCattgcagctgcttcatccTCTCAATATCAACTGCCGCCGCTGCAATTCGACTTTGAAGCTTACCTGCCCATGCCGTCAGACTTccgaacatcttcacaaacaaCTCTGTGGCCACTACCGAGCCACTTGAGTTGA
- the LOC103723478 gene encoding ABC transporter G family member 14-like has product MGFSILYPHLTVSETLLYTALRLPHTLSRPEKAAQAEEVMAELGLLGCRNSMTGGALMRGITGGERKWVSIGQELLINHSMLLLDEPTSGLDSTIAGRIVTSIADLTREGGPW; this is encoded by the coding sequence ATGGGCTTCTCCATCCTCTACCCCCACCTCACCGTCTCCGAGACCCTCCTCTACACCGCCCTCCGCCTCCCGCACACCCTCTCCCGCCCCGAGAAGGCCGCCCAGGCCGAGGAGGTCATGGCCGAGCTCGGCCTCCTCGGCTGCCGCAACAGCATGACTGGCGGGGCCCTAATGCGCGGGATCACCGGCGGGGAGCGCAAGTGGGTCAGCATCGGCCAGGAGCTGCTCATCAACCACAGCATGCTGCTACTCGACGAGCCTACCTCCGGCCTCGACTCCACCATCGCCGGCCGGATCGTGACCAGCATCGCCGACCTCACCCGGGAGGGAGGACCGTGGTGA